The Plasmodium brasilianum strain Bolivian I chromosome 14, whole genome shotgun sequence genome contains a region encoding:
- a CDS encoding hypothetical protein (conserved Plasmodium protein): MSFLVETFLGQNGRMDVSNLYPHYFDIAPKIVIGVNKPRIINNFFLGEDSTDHIVNKEKKNYLKKVINNAEELLRIIDENKNCNINLILYNTCLIHLTILVEIKKKKKIQKLLENRTEERHGLKVEADIMNANDKNISNLLLDNKNNELRKKEGKSSAPVIIVLPQPLTNQELFLYNKYKDLIKNVKETKNLLLKIIYFERLGEIKSRSKREAINEIQITTKIIEKCISRGRVIEEILEEIQYDEHGKENKNNERLKSERDFLNQKINILKQKNRKLGLIT; encoded by the exons atgtCCTTCCTTGTTGAAACATTTTTAGGACAAAATGGAAGAATGGACGTTAGTAATCTATATCCACATTATTTCG ATATAGCCCCAAAAATTGTCATTGGTGTTAATAAACCGcgaattataaataatttttttttgggcGAGGATAGCACCGATCATATAGTAAAc aaagaaaagaaaaattatctGAAAAAGGTTATTAATAATG CGGAAGAGTTATTACGCATTATtgatgaaaacaaaaat tgtaatataaatttaatattatataatacatgtCTAATTCATCTTACAATTTTGgtcgaaataaaaaaaaaaaaaaaaattcagaaATTGTTAGAAAATAGAACTGAAGAACGGCATGGGCTAAAAGTTGAAGCTGATATTATGAATGCAAacgataaaaatatttcaaatttattactagataataaaaataatgaattaagaaaaaaagagggAAAATCCTCAGCTCCTGTTATAATAGTTCTACCTCAACCTCTTACCAATCA GGAATTGTTTctttacaataaatataaggatttaataaaaaatgttaaagaaactaaaaatttgttattaaaaattatctaTTTCGAAAGATTAGGag AAATTAAAAGCCGAAGTAAAAGGGAAGCCATCAATGAAATACAGATTACgacaaaaattatagaaaag tGCATCTCAAGGGGACGCGTTATTGAAGAAATATTAGAAGAAATACAATATGACGAGCATGGAAAGGAAAAC AAGAACAATGAAAGGCTAAAAAGCGAACGAGACTTCTTAAATCAGAAGATAAACATTTTG aaacaaaaaaatagaaaattggGATTAATAACTtag